From Solibaculum mannosilyticum:
TGATATAGTTTACACGCATCTTTTGTCCAGTAGCACCTTGTTTATCAAAGTCAATGATCCGCTTATTTGTGAAAAGCACTACGTCACGTACCAGTTTAAATCCGGTATTGATGACCTCACCTTCCATTAAATACATCCCGTACTCTTTCTGCAAAGCATCCGGAGTAATTTCATTTAAGTTTCCACTAAGACCATTCATCACTTTGTTCATAATTCCCATATTGGTTTCCTCCTTTTTTGCAGGTCTCTGCATTCAATATTAGCACTATGTTACTACAATATCAAGGGAAGTTTCCCAATCAATACAAACAAAAGAGACAAGTTTTGACTTGTCTCTTTTGTTTCAGTAATATATCTTATCGCAAAGCCAAACCATCCTTAAAGGCATTCCCCACCTTTTCACCCAATTGAATATATGCATTATGAAATGGATCAAATGTAATAGGAGCTGCCTTTTTCACATCCACATTTCCGTCTTGATCCAGCACACTTTCATCCACGCTGACATTGACGATCTCTCCTACTAAACGGCAGCTTTCCTCATCGTAGCTTACAAGCTTGCACTCCACGGCAATTGCCAACTCATCGATCAGTGGAGCATCCACGAACTCCGAGCGAGTGGCGTGAAAACCAGCTTTCTCAAATTTATCCGATGTATTGTTTCCCGATGCAATACCTACATAGTCGCAGGCAACTACATGGTCCGCATCCGCCATGCTGACTGTAAAGGCGCCGCGAGCTAAAATATTCTTTACCGTCTTGTGACCCGCACTGAGGCACATAGAAATCTGTGTATTTTCACTGATCCCTCCCCAAGCGGCATTCATGGCGTCTGGAGTACCATCCTCTCCATAGGTAGCCACG
This genomic window contains:
- a CDS encoding PH domain-containing protein; translation: MGIMNKVMNGLSGNLNEITPDALQKEYGMYLMEGEVINTGFKLVRDVVLFTNKRIIDFDKQGATGQKMRVNYINLSSVIHVSAETAGFGVDDSEIDIEYIASPYFKANGGVTVVKKSFEFPKSYNIQPLYRYLQEIAYHNHEAINS
- a CDS encoding flavin reductase family protein yields the protein MRKNFGAKPYTYPQPVFIVATYGEDGTPDAMNAAWGGISENTQISMCLSAGHKTVKNILARGAFTVSMADADHVVACDYVGIASGNNTSDKFEKAGFHATRSEFVDAPLIDELAIAVECKLVSYDEESCRLVGEIVNVSVDESVLDQDGNVDVKKAAPITFDPFHNAYIQLGEKVGNAFKDGLALR